ttatgataattaactTAAGTTGAGATAATTTGgaatatagtttttaaaattatttattgtgattaaaataattctacgAAAATTAATTAGGGAAATTGAACTTATGTTcgggaattattaattaatttaattcgtTAGAATTATtcagaaattatttatgaaattaatcatcaaaTTAGAACTTACGTTCAggaatttattagttaatgtATCTcgtataattattaagaaattgtttatagaattaatattcattttggAAGAAAGCCACGAGAATGTTATAgagattgcacattgaaagttacaatgaattttagctagaataatcacatggACAAAAGATACAGGTCAATTtgatggaatttggaatctgtgcaagtcaaaacaatactccaatttaatttcaattctagatctgaaaatacaattctataaatcGCCCAGCaattgtctcaatacttttttttattcaaggaTTATATTCGCGATTTGTTTGtgtttatctaaaaatacGCCAACACATAAGCTTGTTACCGTGTTGTGCCCTTTTATCATAgattttgtgtgtgtttattcgacaGTAAACCAACACATAGTGTCGCGGATATAATGGCCTCGGATCTTATGGTATGTTACCAGTCTAATACAACCTCTTAGAATGAACATAAGGTTAATACTTAAGTACTAATTACGATAATAAAATGATTCTAAGCTCAACTATTGACATCTATGATTGACGTAGTAACGTCTGCAATGATGAAATCCCATTAAAAATCTCGACTTATTTCGAGGTGAATTGTCAATTAGTTTATATATACCAAAGACTGGTCGGTGTTAGTTTTTCATCAATCATAAATAAACGTCACCGAATTAGACAGCCATGTTCTATCCGAGATCACATGATGTAATTCTGAAGATTCTATGCTTTATCGTGAACTTATGACTTTCACCGGTAAAAAAtgcctgaaaaaattttttttgtcaccaGTTTATACATTATTCAAGGAAAAATGGAAAAACTAACACAGTGAACAAgcttgatctttttttttttttttttttttttttttcttcatcaaTTGTTAATGATACATTAATTCTTATTAGTACAAAcaagtttataattttacagtcaaaaaaataaatcgcgCAAATAAGAGACTTTAAATCACTTATTTATATCTTTGGATGAGTTTACTGAGAGAACATTTATTATGAATGGTCCCATAGACTCGAATGCAGTTTGGTGAAAAAGACGGTTCATGTTTTCTCTGGAGTATCGTAAACATTGTCATTGTTAGTGTcactataataatattattattattttcagttttGTTAATCTCTGCATAACTAGCTATTACTGAATTTTATGACTgcaaaattttgttgaattatatacttaattgttttaattataatttgtttcGCTGCTAAATGATATAATTTGTGAAATCATGATATATAAACCTTTCTTGTTAATCAACTGAATTTAAGTGTTGGAGAAATTGTATGAATTGCACAAAGATTGAATCCTACAAAGCACTAGCACTTAGTTAGCTGATTTTGATCCGTTTTTGTTCATTTATACTTGAAACACctgtaacatttttttattattgtaataaatacatcgttatagatataaattattttattacttacttCCGTTGGAAGTCATGTCATAGTCATTGATTATCTGATAAGCTTGATTTTTCTGGAAGAAATGAATAAATCAACTTTTGCAAGTACCTGATtgatattgaataataaaaagtaaagtaattaCATCACCCATAACTGCTATTGGAGTAGTACCAGTTGCAATAGCGACCTGATGTTCAATGAGATAAAACATGTATTCATCATATAGCAAGCGAATGAGATGAAAAGACCCAAAGCTGGCTGCACTACGTAATGTTAAATCACGAATAACCATTGAACTACACATAAAGAAATTCAACTATAAGTTAATAGCTTGAAGGTTTATGACTTCAGGTTAATCATATGCATATAAAAGTgttacagaaaattttatctatttactGTAACTGCACTGAAACTTTGAATTTCTGCCTAGTTTTGCGGCAAAAAGAGTTACTTttctctgataaaaaaataaatgaaata
This portion of the Cotesia glomerata isolate CgM1 unplaced genomic scaffold, MPM_Cglom_v2.3 scaffold_1387, whole genome shotgun sequence genome encodes:
- the LOC123273792 gene encoding DNA-binding protein RFX2-like, with protein sequence MVIRDLTLRSAASFGSFHLIRLLYDEYMFYLIEHQVAIATGTTPIAVMGDKNQAYQIINDYDMTSNGSVSSINEQKRIKIS